Proteins encoded by one window of Lutibacter sp. A64:
- a CDS encoding sulfatase, which translates to MKKIIVLCCVLFSYLHLSSQETQPNVLVFYVDDLRAELGCYGSKTAITPNIDKLADEGVMFNKAYVQQAICGPSRMSTLTGLRPETLGIYSIFTPLRKVHKELVSLPQLFNKNGYKTVGIGKVYHHGRDDQDVWSIYFEKEKNAYLKPENIALMKRLKEEGVKPLKGPAFENADVEDEAYKDGRVAKHAIETLHKVKDDKFIMFVGLSKPHLPFNSPKKYWDLYNKNDFKIPSRKKPEGVYRLALSPWGELKGYSNIPKEGDLDDNLTRDLIHGYHASVSYIDAQVGKVMQTLEDLDLRKNTMIIFMSDHGYKIGDYASWCKQSNMEIDVKVPLIISRETNYTKRVTGKTSDALVENVDIFSTLVDICNLESAPVSEGKSILPVLNNPKITWDEAAYSVYARGKDIMGVTTTDGDWRYTEWRNSKTQEVLGAELYEHKKSIVSYINLVGHKKYTKVEERMKKLLEVQFPRDAGPFLQNGK; encoded by the coding sequence ATGAAGAAAATAATTGTTTTATGCTGCGTTTTATTTAGTTACCTACATTTAAGTTCACAAGAAACACAACCAAATGTATTGGTTTTTTATGTAGACGATTTAAGAGCAGAATTGGGTTGTTATGGAAGTAAAACAGCCATTACACCAAATATTGATAAATTAGCTGATGAAGGCGTTATGTTTAATAAAGCATATGTGCAGCAAGCTATTTGTGGGCCATCTAGAATGAGTACACTTACGGGCTTACGCCCTGAAACATTAGGTATTTATAGTATATTTACTCCACTTAGAAAAGTGCATAAAGAGTTGGTTTCCTTACCTCAATTGTTTAATAAAAATGGATATAAAACTGTTGGTATTGGTAAGGTGTATCACCATGGTAGAGATGACCAAGATGTATGGTCTATCTATTTTGAAAAAGAAAAAAATGCATATTTAAAACCAGAAAATATTGCGTTAATGAAACGCTTAAAGGAAGAGGGCGTTAAACCTTTAAAAGGACCAGCTTTTGAAAATGCAGATGTTGAAGATGAAGCTTATAAAGATGGACGAGTAGCAAAACACGCTATAGAAACCTTACATAAAGTTAAGGATGATAAATTTATTATGTTTGTGGGCTTAAGTAAACCTCATTTACCATTTAATTCTCCAAAAAAATATTGGGACCTTTACAATAAAAACGATTTTAAAATACCTTCTCGAAAAAAACCTGAAGGTGTTTATAGATTGGCATTAAGTCCTTGGGGAGAATTAAAAGGGTATTCTAATATTCCGAAGGAAGGTGATTTAGATGATAATTTAACGAGAGATTTAATTCACGGTTACCATGCTTCTGTAAGTTATATTGATGCGCAAGTTGGTAAAGTTATGCAAACTTTAGAAGATTTAGACTTACGTAAAAACACCATGATTATTTTTATGAGCGATCACGGTTATAAAATTGGAGATTACGCATCTTGGTGTAAACAATCTAATATGGAAATTGATGTAAAAGTACCTTTAATTATTAGTAGAGAAACAAATTATACTAAAAGAGTTACAGGAAAAACATCTGATGCTTTAGTAGAAAATGTTGATATTTTTTCGACTTTAGTAGATATTTGTAATTTAGAGTCTGCACCAGTCTCAGAAGGAAAAAGTATACTTCCTGTATTAAACAACCCAAAAATAACATGGGATGAAGCTGCATATAGTGTGTATGCTAGAGGTAAAGACATTATGGGTGTAACAACCACAGATGGAGATTGGAGATACACCGAATGGAGAAATTCTAAAACACAAGAGGTTTTAGGAGCAGAATTATATGAGCATAAAAAAAGTATAGTTTCTTATATAAATTTAGTTGGACATAAAAAATACACTAAAGTAGAAGAAAGAATGAAGAAATTGTTAGAAGTACAGTTTCCAAGAGATGCTGGTCCGTTTTTACAGAATGGAAAATAA
- a CDS encoding sulfatase family protein yields MRIKFFSTVILVVLFTLSSCKTGNKLEKNTKNTNTKKPNIVYVLTDQWRGSALGYAGDPNVKTPNLDKFSDESVNFSNAVSVTPVCTPHRAALLTGRFPTSTGMFVNDIYLPSEEVCMAEIFKEEGYNTAYIGKWHLDGHGRLNNVEPERRQGFDYWKALECSHNYTKMPYYDNNDPELKYWKGYSPFALTKDANQYLSIHAKDENPFLLVISIGTPHYPHGSASKKYKEMYPLEDLIIAPNVPEAFEERTRKELQGYYAHCTATDEAIGTVLEKIKDLNLSENTIIVFSSDHGEMMGAHGVKPFVKQLAWDEAIKVPFLISYPSIGENKGAVVNAPINTPDILPSLLGLANIGIPKTIEGEDLSSLIRNPDPKADRAALVMGVAPFGANFKDAPYRAIRTKQYTYARTPEGASVLFDNLSDPYQMNNLLNKPEVKELQQDLDVKLNAALQGIGDDFKTRDYYLKKWGYTFDKKKNAIDYWGFKEGKGVVQSPKL; encoded by the coding sequence ATCAATGGAGAGGTTCTGCTTTAGGGTATGCTGGCGACCCAAATGTGAAAACACCTAATTTAGATAAATTTTCAGATGAATCTGTGAATTTTTCAAACGCAGTTTCTGTAACGCCTGTTTGTACACCACATCGTGCGGCTTTGTTAACCGGTAGGTTTCCAACTTCAACAGGAATGTTTGTAAACGATATTTATTTGCCAAGTGAAGAAGTATGCATGGCTGAAATTTTTAAAGAAGAAGGGTACAACACCGCTTATATAGGAAAATGGCATTTAGATGGGCATGGTAGGTTAAATAATGTTGAACCAGAAAGGCGTCAAGGGTTTGATTATTGGAAAGCATTAGAATGTTCACATAACTACACTAAAATGCCGTATTATGATAATAATGATCCTGAATTGAAATACTGGAAAGGATACTCTCCATTCGCATTAACTAAAGATGCAAACCAATACTTAAGTATTCATGCCAAAGATGAAAATCCTTTTTTATTAGTGATTTCTATAGGAACACCACACTATCCTCACGGAAGCGCATCTAAAAAGTATAAAGAAATGTATCCGCTTGAAGATTTAATAATAGCTCCTAATGTACCTGAAGCATTTGAAGAAAGAACCCGTAAAGAATTACAAGGTTATTATGCACATTGTACCGCTACAGATGAAGCAATTGGTACTGTATTAGAAAAAATTAAAGATTTGAATTTATCAGAGAATACAATTATTGTTTTTTCATCAGACCATGGGGAGATGATGGGAGCACACGGTGTTAAGCCTTTTGTAAAACAATTGGCTTGGGATGAAGCTATTAAAGTACCTTTTTTAATAAGTTACCCTTCAATAGGAGAAAATAAAGGAGCCGTTGTAAATGCACCTATTAATACACCAGATATATTACCATCATTATTAGGCTTAGCTAATATAGGTATTCCTAAAACAATTGAAGGTGAAGATTTATCAAGCTTAATAAGAAACCCTGATCCAAAAGCTGATAGAGCCGCTTTAGTAATGGGAGTTGCTCCTTTTGGCGCTAATTTTAAAGACGCACCTTACCGTGCTATTAGAACCAAACAATATACTTATGCGCGAACTCCAGAAGGTGCAAGTGTACTTTTTGATAACTTAAGTGATCCTTATCAAATGAATAATTTATTGAATAAACCTGAGGTTAAAGAGTTGCAACAAGATTTAGATGTTAAATTAAATGCCGCTTTACAAGGCATAGGAGACGATTTTAAAACAAGAGATTACTATCTAAAAAAGTGGGGTTATACGTTTGATAAAAAAAAGAATGCGATTGACTATTGGGGGTTTAAAGAAGGAAAAGGAGTTGTTCAGTCACCTAAATTATAA